A window of the Bradyrhizobium diazoefficiens genome harbors these coding sequences:
- a CDS encoding TRAP transporter substrate-binding protein → MSFSRRTLLKASAATAVFGGVGAPYVARAQAAEFTYKYANNLPDSHPMNARAKEMAAAIKSETNGKFDLQIFPNNQLGSDTDMLSQIRSGGVEFFTLSGLILATLVPTAAINGIGFAFPDYDTVWKAMDGDLGAFVRGEIKKAGLEVMDKIWDNGFRQTTSSSKPITSPDDFKGFKIRVPVSPLWTSMFKAFDAAPASINFAEVYSALQTKIVEGQENPLAIISTAKLYEVQKYCSLTNHMWDGFWFLANRRAWEKLPQDVRTIVAKNINAAAVREREDTAKLNANLQQELAGKGLTFNQPAVAPFRDKLRAAGFYAEWKGKYGDQAWDLLEKAVGKLS, encoded by the coding sequence ATGAGCTTTTCCCGCCGCACGCTTCTCAAGGCCTCCGCCGCGACCGCCGTCTTTGGCGGTGTCGGCGCACCCTATGTGGCCCGTGCCCAGGCTGCCGAGTTCACCTATAAATACGCCAACAACCTGCCTGACTCGCACCCGATGAACGCCCGCGCCAAGGAAATGGCGGCTGCGATCAAGAGCGAGACCAACGGCAAGTTCGACCTCCAGATCTTTCCGAACAACCAGCTCGGTTCGGACACCGACATGCTGAGCCAGATCCGTTCCGGCGGCGTCGAGTTCTTCACGCTCTCCGGCCTGATCCTGGCGACGTTGGTCCCGACGGCCGCCATCAACGGCATCGGCTTCGCGTTCCCGGACTATGACACTGTCTGGAAGGCCATGGACGGCGACCTCGGCGCCTTCGTGCGCGGCGAAATCAAAAAGGCCGGCCTCGAAGTCATGGACAAGATCTGGGACAACGGCTTCCGCCAGACCACGTCGTCGAGCAAGCCGATCACGAGCCCCGACGATTTCAAGGGCTTCAAGATCCGCGTGCCGGTGTCACCGCTGTGGACCTCGATGTTCAAGGCATTCGACGCCGCGCCCGCCTCGATCAATTTCGCCGAGGTCTATTCCGCGCTCCAGACCAAGATCGTCGAGGGCCAGGAGAACCCGCTGGCGATCATCTCGACGGCAAAGCTCTACGAGGTGCAGAAATACTGCTCGCTGACCAACCATATGTGGGACGGCTTCTGGTTCCTGGCCAACCGCCGCGCCTGGGAAAAGCTCCCACAAGACGTGCGCACCATCGTCGCCAAGAACATCAACGCCGCCGCCGTCAGGGAGCGCGAGGATACCGCCAAGCTCAACGCCAATCTCCAGCAGGAGCTCGCGGGCAAGGGCCTGACGTTCAACCAGCCCGCGGTCGCGCCGTTCCGCGACAAGCTGCGCGCTGCCGGCTTCTATGCCGAGTGGAAGGGCAAGTATGGCGACCAGGCCTGGGACCTCCTGGAGAAGGCCGTCGGCAAGCTGTCGTAA
- a CDS encoding M24 family metallopeptidase has protein sequence MQENVTHAASSRAIPFDAAKLDRLMEGAGLDVLIAISKHNVQYLLGAERAIFFDYMDALGVSRYLPVLVYPKGAPEKAVYVGHRLETHQRAVAPPWVPQVRTESNGSVDAVTRAVALIRDVGVPLKRVGVEMAFLPMDAGRALADALPGAELKDALLVLERLRAVKSADELAKLKTASELVIASMLEVIAGHGPGTTKQQLSDALRIAEARRGLTFEYCLLACGSSHNRAPSAQRWEQGDVLSLDSGGNYRGYIGDLARMAVLGDPDAELKDCLAEIEAVQRAAFAAVRPGALGGEIYVAAERQLSRISQRGCTDFLAHGMGLVSHEAPRLTAKGPIPYDDTDARLPLEPGMVVSIETTMKHPKRGFIKLEDTVAVTATGHEIFGEGGRGWNLGGGGSSAAAAAPAGSAPS, from the coding sequence ATGCAGGAGAACGTCACGCATGCGGCCAGTTCGCGCGCCATTCCGTTCGACGCCGCCAAGCTCGACCGCCTGATGGAGGGTGCCGGCCTCGACGTGCTGATCGCGATCTCCAAGCACAATGTGCAGTACTTGCTCGGCGCCGAGCGCGCGATCTTCTTCGACTACATGGATGCCCTGGGCGTCAGCCGCTATCTGCCGGTCCTGGTCTATCCCAAGGGCGCGCCCGAGAAAGCCGTCTATGTCGGCCACCGGCTGGAGACCCACCAGCGTGCCGTAGCGCCGCCCTGGGTGCCTCAGGTCCGCACCGAGTCCAACGGGTCGGTGGATGCGGTAACGCGCGCCGTGGCGTTGATCCGGGACGTCGGAGTGCCGCTCAAGCGGGTCGGGGTCGAGATGGCGTTCCTGCCGATGGACGCGGGACGGGCGCTAGCCGACGCCCTGCCCGGCGCCGAGCTCAAGGACGCGCTGCTGGTGCTCGAGCGCTTGCGGGCGGTGAAGTCGGCCGATGAGCTGGCGAAACTGAAGACGGCCTCGGAGCTCGTGATCGCGTCCATGCTGGAGGTGATCGCCGGACACGGTCCGGGCACAACCAAGCAGCAATTGAGCGATGCGCTGCGCATCGCCGAAGCCAGGCGCGGGCTGACCTTCGAGTATTGCCTGCTGGCCTGCGGCAGCAGCCACAACCGGGCGCCGTCGGCGCAGCGCTGGGAGCAAGGCGACGTGCTGTCGCTCGATTCCGGCGGCAATTATCGCGGCTATATCGGCGACCTCGCGCGCATGGCCGTGCTGGGCGATCCCGACGCTGAACTGAAGGACTGTCTGGCCGAGATCGAGGCGGTCCAGCGCGCCGCTTTTGCCGCGGTCCGGCCGGGGGCCCTGGGTGGCGAGATCTATGTCGCGGCCGAGCGGCAACTCAGCCGGATCAGCCAGCGCGGCTGCACCGATTTCCTGGCCCACGGCATGGGCCTTGTCAGCCACGAGGCCCCTCGCCTGACCGCCAAGGGGCCGATTCCCTACGACGACACCGATGCGCGACTGCCGCTTGAGCCCGGCATGGTCGTGTCGATCGAGACGACGATGAAGCATCCCAAGCGCGGCTTCATCAAGCTCGAGGACACGGTCGCGGTGACGGCAACCGGCCATGAGATATTCGGTGAAGGCGGCCGAGGGTGGAATCTTGGCGGCGGCGGTTCTAGCGCAGCGGCAGCAGCTCCAGCTGGCTCTGCGCCTTCTTGA
- a CDS encoding helix-turn-helix domain-containing protein, whose product MTELRAATRQSTARTGIIEFDGARGTVSIPCTIADVSGTGARLKLDWSLAFPKEATLVFADGLRKTCRVAWQKRRLLGVAFADGVASADEQALMMTEEEQALHRQHIGARVKGARETRGYTEAQIANLVGVSPEFVARAENGEISIPIHQLTHLADLLLVDLDSLVAGPASIAMPPAEPGVHASTEALLR is encoded by the coding sequence ATGACCGAATTGCGCGCTGCGACCAGGCAATCCACGGCGAGGACCGGGATCATCGAGTTTGACGGCGCCAGAGGCACGGTGAGCATTCCCTGCACCATCGCTGATGTCTCCGGCACCGGCGCGCGGCTGAAGCTCGATTGGTCGCTGGCGTTTCCGAAAGAGGCCACGCTGGTCTTTGCCGACGGCTTGCGGAAGACCTGCCGCGTGGCCTGGCAGAAGCGCCGGCTGCTCGGTGTCGCGTTCGCCGATGGCGTCGCGAGCGCGGACGAGCAGGCGCTTATGATGACTGAGGAAGAACAGGCTCTGCACAGGCAGCACATCGGCGCCCGGGTCAAAGGCGCGCGCGAGACGCGTGGCTATACCGAGGCCCAGATTGCGAATCTCGTTGGTGTCTCGCCCGAGTTCGTCGCGCGCGCCGAAAACGGCGAGATCAGCATCCCGATCCACCAGCTCACCCACTTGGCCGATCTGCTGCTGGTCGATCTCGATTCGCTCGTTGCGGGGCCGGCGTCGATTGCAATGCCGCCGGCTGAGCCAGGCGTGCACGCCTCTACCGAGGCCCTCCTCCGTTAG